The nucleotide sequence CCAGCTGGCGCTTCTGCCCCTGCCGTACATCCTCCGCCAGTTCTTCCAGCGTGGAATCCACCTTTTTTATAATGGTATATACCTTCTGCCGCCCATAGCGATCCCAGCCGGCCTGAGATTTCAGGCTGTACATATTGCCTACCGCTTCGCCAATAAAATTCCGGACCAATTCACGGTACGTCTTAAGCTCAGAGTAGGTGGGCACTTGTCCCAGCCGCTTTCCCTGCTCGGTAATCTGCTCAAGTAGTGCATTCAGCCGTTCCTTAGACTGCCCATCCTGTATTTTCAATAGATCAGAAGCAAAATGGCCATCCGTTTTTTCCGCCTTCCCCCCGGTATCGCGCTCGGTTACAGGAAGTGGATTGCCTGTTCCCATCTTATTAATTTTCACAAAAGAGCCTGCCTTTCTTCTAGCTAATACCAAAAACGGTGTACATACTTTTATTCATTATAATTATAATTGTTTTATTTAAAATAAGCAAACCATCCGCTCAGCCGGGGTTATCGGCACCGGTCAGCAATCCGGCCACCCGGGCATACACTTCCTCGTGAATGTCATCAATGCTTCTTAACGTTTCATCCTTTACACACGATACGATCTGCCAGCCATAACGTTCGGCAATTTGCCGGTAACAGTCATAACAGCGCGTCAGGTAAGCCTGGTCCTGTTCATGAATATCCTTTTCAGCAAAGCCCGCCTTGCTGGCCCGTTCGGCCAGCAGCTTTTGGCTGTAGGCAGGCGGCATATCCAGCAAGATAACCGCATCAGGCACGGGCAGTCCCATTTTGACAAACTCAAAATCCCACAGCCAGTCCAGAAAGCTCCCCCTGGCCGCCGCATCGGCAAGCTTCACCGCCTGATGCACCATATTGGAAGTGGTGTAGCGGTCGCATACTACAATCCCCCCGGCCTTTAAAAAGCCTTCCCAGTCTGCCTTGTAGGAGGCAAAACGGTCCACCGCATAAAAGGTGGATGCCGCATAGGGATTGACTGCTGCCGCATCCCGTCCGAAATGTCCCTGCAGGTACATTTTTATCAGCGCCGAAGACGGGCTTTGATAATCGGGAAATTCTACTTTTCTAACCCGGCGGCCTTCCTGTTCCAGCCGGCGGCAGAGTTTTGCCGTCTGCGTCGCTTTGCCGCAGCCGTCACCGGCTTCGATAATAATCAGTTTTCCTGTCATTTAGTCCACCACTTTTATTGTTTTTAGCGTATAGTCTTCCGGGCCGGAAATATGAAGTCCCGCCGCCTGAAGCTGTGTGCAGTAGTCGATAATATCCTGCGAAATCCGTTCGCCCGGACATAAAAGCGGTATGCCCGGCGGATAAAATGTAACAATTTCGGCGCAAACAAACCCGGCCGACTGCTGGAACGGTACCATGCAGGTATTGCCAAACAGCGCATCCCGCGGCGATAAAACTCCTTCCGGCGGTGCCGGGTAACGAGTGGCGGCATAGACATCTTCCATAGCGGCAAAATCACTTTTGCCTGAATAATGCTCCGCCATATCCCGCAAGGCCCGCACCAGCGTCTGCACTTCCAGTTCACCGTCGCCCAGCGTGATCAGGAACAATACATTATACATATCGGAAAGCTCTACCTGAATATTGTACTTATGACGCAATATCCGTTCGGCTTCGGCCCCTTGCAGGCCCAGGCCCTTGACAGTTACCGTAACTTTAGTCGGGTCGATACTGTGCACTCCGGGATTGCCGATTTTTTCCCGGCCAAAGCAATACAGCCCCGGAATTTTATTAATTTCGCTCCGTGTCCACTCTGCCAGTTTGATCGCCCGGTTTACCAAATCATAGCCCTGGGTTGCCATTTGCATCCGGGCAACATCGAGCGAAGCCAGCATAATATAGTTAGGGCTGGTCGACTGGACCAGCTGGAGCATGGATTTCAAGTGCGGCACCCGGATGCGCCCCTCCCGGCAGTGCACAATAGAGCACTGGGTCATGGCACCAATAATTTTATGTGTACTCTGAGCGCACATATCGGCACCGGCATCCAGCGCCTGAACCGGCAGACAGTCGCCAAATTTCAGATGCGGTCCGTGCGCCTCGTCAACCATAACCACCATACTGTGGGCATGTACAATATCAACGATCTTTTTAAGATCGGTAGCTACCCCATAATAGGTAGGATTGATAATCAGAACACCCTTGGCCTCAGGATGCAGTTGCACCGCCATCGCTACCGTTTCCGGCGTAACTCCCATTGCCAGGCCCAGCTCGCTGTCCACCTCCGGTTGCATAAACACAGGAATGGCACCGCTTAAAATAATGCCGCCGATAATCGAACGATGAGCATTTCGTGGCACGATAATCTTGTCCCCCGGTCCGGCCACCGCCAAAATCATGGCATAAATACCGCCGGTAGTGCCGTTGACCACAAAAAAGCTATGGTCGGCCCCGTATAACTGAGCGGTCAAATCCTGAGCTTCCTTGATACAACCATGGGGCTCGTGCAAATCATCCATATCTTCCATTAATGCCAAGTCCAGCGCTAAGGTAGCTCTCCCCAATATGTTTTCCAGGACGGGATGCATACCCTTGCCCTGTTTATGTCCCGGTGTATGAAAAGGCATAACGCCATCGGCCACATATTTTTGCATGGCTTTCAATAACGGTGTATCTGTCTGTCTGGAGTACATCCAATCCCCCCGAACATTGTTAAAATTTGGCTAATAGTCTTTCTCGAATATTATATCCTATTTTATTACGCTAATGTTAGAAAAAAATGAATTTAACGCAATTTCTTTTCCCTTTCGGCAAAGCAAGCTAAAAAATAAAAAAGTGAGTACTCACAATTCTGTAAGAACCCACTTTATCAATTATTCTACTATTGAACGTCAATCTGATGGGCCAGCCGGAACTCCAGCATAATCCGCGTCCGTTTAACACCAATCAGCAGGGAAGATGCATTCCGGCTAATCACGCGAACCAACGCACCGGTTGTCAATCCCATATCAAGCAGACGGATACGATGATCACCGCAATG is from Propionispora vibrioides and encodes:
- a CDS encoding YaaR family protein yields the protein MKINKMGTGNPLPVTERDTGGKAEKTDGHFASDLLKIQDGQSKERLNALLEQITEQGKRLGQVPTYSELKTYRELVRNFIGEAVGNMYSLKSQAGWDRYGRQKVYTIIKKVDSTLEELAEDVRQGQKRQLDIMAKQDAIRGMLVDLYM
- a CDS encoding dTMP kinase; translation: MTGKLIIIEAGDGCGKATQTAKLCRRLEQEGRRVRKVEFPDYQSPSSALIKMYLQGHFGRDAAAVNPYAASTFYAVDRFASYKADWEGFLKAGGIVVCDRYTTSNMVHQAVKLADAAARGSFLDWLWDFEFVKMGLPVPDAVILLDMPPAYSQKLLAERASKAGFAEKDIHEQDQAYLTRCYDCYRQIAERYGWQIVSCVKDETLRSIDDIHEEVYARVAGLLTGADNPG
- a CDS encoding aminotransferase class I/II-fold pyridoxal phosphate-dependent enzyme; the protein is MYSRQTDTPLLKAMQKYVADGVMPFHTPGHKQGKGMHPVLENILGRATLALDLALMEDMDDLHEPHGCIKEAQDLTAQLYGADHSFFVVNGTTGGIYAMILAVAGPGDKIIVPRNAHRSIIGGIILSGAIPVFMQPEVDSELGLAMGVTPETVAMAVQLHPEAKGVLIINPTYYGVATDLKKIVDIVHAHSMVVMVDEAHGPHLKFGDCLPVQALDAGADMCAQSTHKIIGAMTQCSIVHCREGRIRVPHLKSMLQLVQSTSPNYIMLASLDVARMQMATQGYDLVNRAIKLAEWTRSEINKIPGLYCFGREKIGNPGVHSIDPTKVTVTVKGLGLQGAEAERILRHKYNIQVELSDMYNVLFLITLGDGELEVQTLVRALRDMAEHYSGKSDFAAMEDVYAATRYPAPPEGVLSPRDALFGNTCMVPFQQSAGFVCAEIVTFYPPGIPLLCPGERISQDIIDYCTQLQAAGLHISGPEDYTLKTIKVVD
- a CDS encoding FeoA family protein translates to MPLTMASPGQEVKVVDIRHCGDHRIRLLDMGLTTGALVRVISRNASSLLIGVKRTRIMLEFRLAHQIDVQ